Part of the Oxyura jamaicensis isolate SHBP4307 breed ruddy duck chromosome 28, BPBGC_Ojam_1.0, whole genome shotgun sequence genome, CTCGCATCCCCCCGTGGGGCAGCACCGGCACCGGGCTCCTGCGCGCCCCCGCTCCGGTGAGTGCCCCCCCTCCCAAAATAAaacggggcggggaggggaggggggtgggacCCGGCTCCTGCCGCCCCCCGCGCCGCTGGGGACGGCCCCGGAGTCGCCGCGTCCCCGCGTCCCCTCCCGGGCTGCGCCCTCCCCCTGGGTCCCGGTAGCACGGAGCGGGGGGGGACGCTCCGGTCCCGGTGTCCCCGGTAAGCCCCGGTGCCGTCCTCGGTAATCCCCGGTAACCCCTGGTCATGCTGGCACCGGTCCCCTGTGCCATCTGCCACCCAGGGcatggggacagaggggactttggggacagaggggactgtggggacagaggggacagcCTGCCCCGTGCCATCCCCGCTTGTCAGGGGCTCGGTGatgtcctggggctgggggcagcggtgctgagctgggaggggacagggacaggggctTGGAGCCAGCTGTCCCCACCGGCACAGCCCGGAGCCGCGTCCcagcggggcggggagggggggcccGGCATGCCAGGCTCCGGGGGTGACACCCATTTCCTCCAATTCCAGCTCGAGGAACAATGGCAGAGACATTCCTTGTGGAGAGCCCCGATGTCACGTACAGCAAGGACTTCATCGAGGCCAAGTACACGTACAGCACCGTGCACGTCTGCAAGGAGAACGGCGTCACCAAGGTAGGGGACGGGGACGGCGGGGTCGGGGACACCGGCGCCCGGCCTCGTGGCACCGGGTCCGGCCCTCTCTCGGCGCTCGCTCACGTCCCCGGTGTCTGCGCCACGCAGGTGAGGCCGTGCTCCACCCGCTTCACCTTCCGCACGGGGCGGCAGGTCCCCCGCCTGGGCCTGATGCTGGTGGGCTGGGGAGGCAACAACGGCACCACGGTGACGGCGGCCGTGCTGGCCAACAGGCTGGGCCTGTCCTGGATGACCAAGACGGGGCGCAAGGTGGGTGTCCGGGCTGCACCCCGATATGGGGATGGGAACACCCGAGGTGGTTCCATCCCCACCTGGGTCCAGCGGAGGGGGGTGCGGCCCCGGGTtcctgttttttggggggttccTGTGCCCATCCTCGCGCTCTCCTCCCCAGAAAGCCAACTACTACGGCTCGCTGCTCCAAGCCTCCACCGTGTGCTTGGGCACCGGCCCCACCGGTGACGTCTACGTGCCTTTCCGGGACCTGCTGCCCATGGTGCACCCCAACGACATCGTCTTCGACGGTAGGTGGGGCGGGTGGGGGGCCCGGTGACGGGCAGGGGGTGCGGGACCGGCAGggtcgtgtcccccccccgcaGGCTGGGACATCTCCTCGCTGAACCTGGCCGAGGCCATGCGGCGGGCGGAGGTGCTGGACTGGccgctgcaggagcagctctggccCCACATGGAGAAGATGAAGCCCCGGCCCTCCATCTACATCCCCGAGTTCATCGCCGCCAACCAGGAGGAGCGGGCGGACAACGTGCTCCGCGGCTCCAAGGCCGAGCAGGTGCCGGGGAGGGGGACGACGGCGGGGGGcacggaggggggggggtgaggaggTGGGCACGGCGCTGACCCGTCCCGCGGTCACGGCAGGTGGAGCAGATCCGCAGGGACATCCGGGACTTCAGGGAGAGCAGCGGCGTGGACAAAGTCATCGTGCTGTGGACGGCCAACACGGAGCGCTTCTGCGACGTGGTGCCGGGGCTTAACGACACCGCCGACAACCTGCTGCGGGCCATCGAGGTGAGGGgacgcggggggggggggatgtgacacacacacacaccccgtGCCGCCGGCGCTGAGCCGCCCCCTGTCCCCGCAGCGAGGCCTGGAGGTGTCCCCGTCCACGCTCTTCGCCGTGGCCAGCATCCTGGAGGGCTGCGCCTACATCAACGGGTCCCCCCAGAACACCTTCGTGCCGGGCGCGGTGGAGCTGGCCACCCAGCGCCGCGTCTTCATCTGCGGCGATGACTTCAAGTCGGGGCAGACCAAGCTCAAGTCGGTGCTGGTGGATTTCCTGGTGGGCGCCGGGCTCAAGGTACGCGGGGACGGGGCTGCGCGTGACGCCTCGGGGCCCGGATGCGATGTCCCCGCGGGGGACAGACCCGGGGGTCGACCTGCCTGCCGCCCCCGCCCAGACCAAGTCCATCGTGAGCTACAACCACCTGGGGAACAACGACGGGAAGAACCTCTCGGCCCCGCAGCAGTTCCGCTCCAAGGAGATCTCCAAGAGCAACGTGGTGGATGACACGGTGCAGGCCAACCCCGTCCTCTACGGACCGCACGACAAGCCCGACCACTGCGTGAGTTGGGGGCGatatttggggaggggggggtccGTGGGGCGACGGGGGGGCTGACGGGGGCATCCCTTGGCAGGTGGTGATCAAGTACGTGCCCTACGTGGGGGACAGCAAGCGCGCGCTGGACGAGTACACGTCGGAGATCATGATGGGAGGCACCAACACCATCGTCATCCACAACACGTGCGAGGTgcgcggggcgcggggccggcgggggcgGCGCGTCCCCGGACGtggcagcggggagggggctcaCCCCGTGCCCCTCGCCGCCCGCAGGACTCGCTGCTGGCCAGCCCCATCATCCTGGACCTGGCCATCCTGACGGAGCTGTGCCAGCGCATCACCTTCTGCACCGAGGGCGACCCCGAGTTCCAGGGCTTCCACAGCGTCCTCTCCATCGTCGCCTTCCTCTGCAAGGCCCCGCTGGTGCCCGAGGGCACCCCCGTCGTCAACGCGCTCTTCCGCCAGCGCAGCTGCATCGAGAACATCCTGAGGTACGGGGGGGGTCACCTCGACGTGAAGCTGGGGGTGACCTTTCCTGGGGGGGAGGGGTCCcggggtgcccccagcacaaCCGTGCCCGAGGTGGCCGCTGCTGGTGGCTCTGTGTGCGGGGGTCTCGATGCCCCCGGTGCCTGatggctgccagcacccagccacGGGTCCTGGTGCTCCGTGCCGAACGTACCCAGCACCGGGGGGGTaccagcacccttgggtgctcAGGACCAATTCCCCGGGGTGTCCAGCACCAGTGGGTCCTCGGTGCCCAAGGTTTGGGGTGCCCCCAGTACTGGGGGGTCCCTGTGCCTGGTGCTGGACACCAAGGGGGGGTCCTGGTGCCTGACGCCCAGCACCAGTGGGTCCCAGTGCCCAGCGCTGGGGGTGCCCAGTCTTGGTGGGTCCCGATGCTGGGGGtgtccaccagcagcagccccccgtGCCTAATGCAGGGGGTGCCCAATTCCCCGGGGTGTCCTACGCCACCGAGTCCCCGTACCCAATGCAGGGGGGTGCCAAGCTCCAGCTGGTCCCAGCACCCAGTCCCTGCTGGTCCCAGTTCCTGGTGCCCAGGGCGCCCAACGCCATCGGGTCCCGGCACCCAACGTCAATGGGTCCCCAACGGCGTCCCCAACCCTGCGGGGTGCCAGTGAAGGGGGTGCCCGGTGCCATTGGGTCTTGGTACCCAATATCTGGGGGTTCCCAATGATTGTGGGTCCTGGCACCCGGTATTTGGGGTCCCCCAATCCTGGTGGGTCCCAGTGCATGGGGTGCTCAGGGCTGGGGGTCCTGGTAACCAATATTTGGGGGTCCCCAATCCTGATGGGTCCCAGTGCATGGGGTGCGCAGGGCTGGGGGTCCTGGCACCCGGTATTTGGGGTCCCCAATCCTGGTGGGTCCCGGTGCAtggggtgcccagggctgggggtccTGGTAACCAATATNNNNNNNNNNNNNNNNNNNNNNNNNNNNNNNNNNNNNNNNNNNNNNNNNNNNNNNNNNNNNNNNNNNNNNNNNNNNNNNNNNNNNNNNNNNNNNNNNNNNNNNNNNNNNNNNNNNNNNNNNNNNNNNNNNNNNNNNNNNNNNNNNNNNNNNNNNNNNNNNNNNNNNNNNNNNNNNNNNNNNNNNNNNNNNNNNNNNNNNNNNNNNNNNNNNNNNNNNNNNNNNNNNNNNNNNNNNNNNNNNNNNNNNNNNNNNNNNNNNNNNNNNNNNNNNNNNNNNNNNNNNNNNNNNNNNNNNNNNNNNNNNNNNNNNNNNNNNNNNNNNNNNNNNNNNNNNNNNNNNNNNNNNNNNNNNNNNNNNNNNNNNNNNNNNNNNNNNNNNNNNNNNNNNNNNNNNNNNNNNNNNNNNNNNNNNNNNNNNNNNNNNNNNNNNNNNNNNNNNNNNNNNNNNNNNNNNNNNNNNNNNNNNNNNNNNNNNNNNNNNNNNNNNNNNNNNNNNNNNNNNNNNNNNNNNNNNNNNNNNNNNNNNNNNNNNNNNNNNNNNNNNNNNNNNNNNNNNNNNNNNNNNNNNNNNNNNNNNNNNNNNNNNNNNNNNNNNNNNNNNNNNNNNNNNNNNNNNNNNNNNNNNNNNNNNNNNNNNNNNNNNNNNNNNNNNNNNNNNNNNNNNNNNNNNNNNNNNNNNNNNNNNNNNNNNNNNNNNNNNNNNNNNNNNNNNNNNNNNNNNNNNNNNNNNNNNNNNNNNNNNNNNNNNNNNNNNNNNNNNNNNNNNNNNNNNNNNNNNNNNNNNNNNNNNNNNNNNNNNNNNNNNNNNNNNNNNNNNNNNNNNNNNNNNNNNNNNNNNNNNNNNNNNNNNNNNNNNNNNNNNNNNNNNNNNNNNNNNNNNNNNNNNNNNNNNNNNNNNNNNNNNNNNNNNNNNNNNNNNNNNNNNNNNNNNNNNNNNNNNNNNNNNNNNNNNNNNNNNNNNNNNNNNNNNNNNNNNNNNNNNNNNNNNNNNNNNNNNNNNNNNNNNNNNNNNNNNNNNNNNNNNNNNNNNNNNNNNNNNNNNNNNNNNNNNNNNNNNNNNNNNNNNNNNNNNNNNNNNNNNNNNNNNNNNNNNNNNNNNNNNNNNNNNNNNNNNNNNNNNNNNNNNNNNNNNNNNNNNNNNNNNNNNNNNNNNNNNNNNNNNNNNNNNNNNNNNNNNNNNNNNNNNNNNNNNNNNNNNNNNNNNNNNNNNNNNNNNNNNNNNNNNNNNNNNNNNNNNNNNNNNNNNNNNNNNNNNNNNNNNNNNNNNNNNNNNNNNNNNNNNNNNNNNNNNNNNNNNNNNNNNNNNNNNNNNNNNNNNNNNNNNNNNNNNNNNNNNNNNNNNNNNNNNNNNNNNNNNNNNNNNNNNNNNNNNNNNNNNNNNNNNNNNNNNNNNNNNNNNNNNNNNNNNNNNNNNNNNNNNNNNNNNNNNNNNNNNNNNNNNNNNNNNNNNNNNNNNNNNNNNNNNNNNNNNNNNNNNNNNNNNNNNNNNNNNNNNNNNNNNNNNNNNNNNNNNNNNNNNNNNNNNNNNNNNNNNNNNNNNNNNNNNNNNNNNNNNNNNNNNNNNNNNNNNNNNNNNNNNNNNNNNNNNNNNNNNNNNNNNNNNNNNNNNNNNNNNNNNNNNNNNNNNNNNNNNNNNNNNNNNNNNNNNNNNNNNNNNNNNNNNNNNNNNNNNNNNNNNNNNNNNNNNNNNNNNNNNNNNNNNNNNNNNNNNNNNNNNNNNNNNNNNNNNNNNNNNNNNNNNNNNNNNNNNNNNNNNNNNNNNNNNNNNNNNNNNNNNNNNNNNNNNNNNNNNNNNNNNNNNNNNNNNNNNNNNNNNNNNNNNNNNNNNNNNNNNNNNNNNNNNNNNNNNNNNNNNNNNNNNNNNNNNNNNNNNNNNNNNNNNNNNNNNNNNNNNNNNNNNNNNNNNNNNNNNNNNNNNNNNNNNNNNNNNNNNNNNNNNNNNNNNNNNNNNNNNNNNNNNNNNNNNNNNNNNNNNNNNNNNNNNNNNNNNNNNNNNNNNNNNNNNNNNNNNNNNNNNNNNNNNNNNNNNNNNNNNNNNNNNNNNNNNNNNNNNNNNNNNNNNNNNNNNNNNNNNNNNNNNNNNNNNNNNNNNNNNNNNNNNNNNNNNNNNNNNNNNNNNNNNNNNNNNNNNNNNNNNNNNNNNNNNNNNNNNNNNNNNNNNNNNNNNNNNNNNNNNNNNNNNNNNNNNNNNNNNNNNNNNNNNNNNNNNNNNNNNNNNNNNNNNNNNNNNNNNNNNNNNNNNNNNNNNNNNNNNNNNNNNNNNNNNNNNNNNNNNNNNNNNNNNNNNNNNNNNNNNNNNNNNNNNNNNNNNNNNNNNNNNNNNNNNNNNNNNNNNNNNNNNNNNNNNNNNNNNNNNNNNNNNNNNNNNNNNNNNNNNNNNNNNNNNNNNNNNNNNNNNNNNNNNNNNNNNNNNNNNNNNNNNNNNNNNNNNNNNNNNNNNNNNNNNNNNNNNNNNNNNNNNNNNNNNNNNNNNNNNNNNNNNNNNNNNNNNNNNNNNNNNNNNNNNNNNNNNNNNNNNNNNNNNNNNNNNNNNNNNNNNNNNNNNNNNNNNNNNNNNNNNNNNNNNNNNNNNNNNNNNNNNNNNNNNNNNNNNNNNNNNNNNNNNNNNNNNNNNNNNNNNNNNNNNNNNNNNNNNNNNNNNNNNNNNNNNNNNNNNNNNNNNNNNNNNNNNNNNNNNNNNNNNNNNNNNNNNNNNNNNNNNNNNNNNNNNNNNNNNNNNNNNNNNNNNNNNNNNNNNNNNNNNNNNNNNNNNNNNNNNNNNNNNNNNNNNNNNNNNNNNNNNNNNNNNNNNNNNNNNNNNNNNNNNNNNNNNNNNNNNNNNNNNNNNNNNNNNNNNNNNNNNNNNNNNNNNNNNNNNNNNNNNNNNNNNNNNNNNNNNNNNNNNNNNNNNNNNNNNNNNNNNNNNNNNNNNNNNNNNNNNNNNNNNNNNNNNNNNNNNNNNNNNNNNNNNNNNNNNNNNNNNNNNNNNNNNNNNNNNNNNNNNNNNNNNNNNNNNNNNNNNNNNNNNNNNNNNNNNNNNNNNNNNNNNNNNNNNNNNNNNNNNNNNNNNNNNNNNNNNNNNNNNNNNNNNNNNNNNNNNNNNNNNNNNNNNNNNNNNNNNNNNNNNNNNNNNNNNNNNNNNNNNNNNNNNNNNNNNNNNNNNNNNNNNNNNNNNNNNNNNNNNNNNNNNNNNNNNNNNNNNNNNNNNNNNNNNNNNNNNNNNNNNNNNNNNNNNNNNNNNNNNNNNNNNNNNNNNNNNNNNNNNNNNNNNNNNNNNNNNNNNNNNNNNNNNNNNNNNNNNNNNNNNNNNNNNNNNNNNNNNNNNNNNNNNNNNNNNNNNNNNNNNNNNNNNNNNNNNNNNNNNNNNNNNNNNNNNNNNNNNNNNNNNNNNNNNNNNNNNNNNNNNNNNNNNNNNNNNNNNNNNNNNNNNNNNNNNNNNNNNNNNNNNNNNNNNNNNNNNNNNNNNNNNNNNNNNNNNNNNNNNNNNNNNNNNNNNNNNNNNNNNNNNNNNNNNNNNNNNNNNNNNNNNNNNNNNNNNNNNNNNNNNNNNNNNNNNNNNNNNNNNNNNNNNNNNNNNNNNNNNNNNNNNNNNNNNNNNNNNNNNNNNNNNNNNNNNNNNNNNNNNNNNNNNNNNNNNNNNNNNNNNNNNNNNNNNNNNNNNNNNNNNNNNNNNNNNNNNNNNNNNNNNNNNNNNNNNNNNNNNNNNNNNNNNNNNNNNNNNNNNNNNNNNNNNNNNNNNNNNNNNNNNNNNNNNNNNNNNNNNNNNNNNNNNNNNNNNNNNNNNNNNNNNNNNNNNNNNNNNNNNNNNNNNNNNNNNNNNNNNNNNNNNNNNNNNNNNNNNNNNNNNNNNNNNNNNNNNNNNNNNNNNNNNNNNNNNNNNNNNNNNNNNNNNNNNNNNNNNNNNNNNNNNNNNNNNNNNNNNNNNNNNNNNNNNNNNNNNNNNNNNNNNNNNNNNNNNNNNNNNNNNNNNNNNNNNNNNNNNNNNNNNNNNNNNNNNNNNNNNNNNNNNNNNNNNNNNNNNNNNNNNNNNNNNNNNNNNNNNNNNNNNNNNNNNNNNNNNNNNNNNNNNNNNNNNNNNNNNNNNNNNNNNNNNNNNNNNNNNNNNNNNNNNNNNNNNNNNNNNNNNNNNNNNNNNNNNNNNNNNNNNNNNNNNNNNNNNNNNNNNNNNNNNNNNNNNNNNNNNNNNNNNNNNNNNNNNNNNNNNNNNNNNNNNNNNNNNNNNNNNNNNNNNNNNNNNNNNNNNNNNNNNNNNNNNNNNNNNNNNNNNNNNNNNNNNNNNNNNNNNNNNNNNNNNNNNNNNNNNNNNNNNNNNNNNNNNNNNNNNNNNNNNNNNNNNNNNNNNNNNNNNNNNNNNNNNNNNNNNNNNNNNNNNNNNNNNNNNNNNNNNNNNNNNNNNNNNNNNNNNNNNNNNNNNNNNNNNNNNNNNNNNNNNNNNNNNNNNNNNNNNNNNNNNNNNNNNNNNNNNNNNNNNNNNNNNNNNNNNNNNNNNNNNNNNNNNNNNNNNNNNNNNNNNNNNNNNNNNNNNNNNNNNNNNNNNNNNNNNNNNNNNNNNNNNNNNNNNNNNNNNNNNNNNNNNNNNNNNNNNNNNNNNNNNNNNNNNNNNNNNNNNNNNNNNNNNNNNNNNNNNNNNNNNNNNNNNNNNNNNNNNNNNNNNNNNNNNNNNNNNNNNNNNNNNNNNNNNNNNNNNNNNNNNNNNNNNNNNNNNNNNNNNNNNNNNNNNNNNNNNNNNNNNNNNNNNNNNNNNNNNNNNNNNNNNNNNNNNNNNNNNNNNNNNNNNNNNNNNNNNNNNNNNNNNNNNNNNNNNNNNNNNNNNNNNNNNNNNNNNNNNNNNNNNNNNNNNNNNNNNNNNNNNNNNNNNNNNNNNNNNNNNNNNNNNNNNNNNNNNNNNNNNNNNNNNNNNNNNNNNNNNNNNNNNNNNNNNNNNNNNNNNNNNNNNNNNNNNNNNNNNNNNNNNNNNNNNNNNNNNNNNNNNNNNNNNNNNNNNNNNNNNNNNNNNNNNNNNNNNNNNNNNNNNNNNNNNNNNNNNNNNNNNNNNNNNNNNNNNNNNNNNNNNNNNNNNNNNNNNNNNNNNNNNNNNNNNNNNNNNNNNNNNNNNNNNNNNNNNNNNNNNNNNNNNNNNNNNNNNNNNNNNNNNNNNNNNNNNNNNNNNNNNNNNNNNNNNNNNNNNNNNNNNNNNNNNNNNNNNNNNNNNNNNNNNNNNNNNNNNNNNNNNNNNNNNNNNNNNNNNNNNNNNNNNNNNNNNNNNNNNNNNNNNNNNNNNNNNNNNNNNNNNNNNNNNNNNNNNNNNNNNNNNNNNNNNNNNNNNNNNNNNNNNNNNNNNNNNNNNNNNNNNNNNNNNNNNNNNNNNNNNNNNNNNNNNNNNNNNNNNNNNNNNNNNNNNNNNNNNNNNNNNNNNNNNNNNNNNNNNNNNNNNNNNNNNNNNNNNNNNNNNNNNNNNNNNNNNNNNNNNNNNNNNNNNNNNNNNNNNNNNNNNNNNNNNNNNNNNNNNNNNNNNNNNNNNNNNNNNNNNNNNNNNNNNNNNNNNNNNNNNNNNNNNNNNNNNNNNNNNNNNNNNNNNNNNNNNNNNNNNNNNNNNNNNNNNNNNNNNNNNNNNNNNNNNNNNNNNNNNNNNNNNNNNNNNNNNNNNNNNNNNNNNNNNNNNNNNNNNNNNNNNNNNNNNNNNNNNNNNNNNNNNNNNNNNNNNNNNNNNNNNNNNNNNNNNNNNNNNNNNNNNNNNNNNNNNNNNNNNNNNNNNNNNNNNNNNNNNNNNNNNNNNNNNNNNNNNNNNNNNNNNNNNNNNNNNNNNNNNNNNNNNNNNNNNNNNNNNNNNNNNNNNNNNNNNNNNNNNNNNNNNNNNNNNNNNNNNNNNNNNNNNNNNNNNNNNNNNNNNNNNNNNNNNNNNNNNNNNNNNNNNNNNNNNNNNNNNNNNNNNNNNNNNNNNNNNNNNNNNNNNNNNNNNNNNNNNNNNNNNNNNNNNNNNNNNNNNNNNNNNNNNNNNNNNNNNNNNNNNNNNNNNNNNNNNNNNNNNNNNNNNNNNNNNNNNNNNNNNNNNNNNNNNNNNNNNNNNNNNNNNNNNNNNNNNNNNNNNNNNNNNNNNNNNNNNNNNNNNNNNNNNNNNNNNNNNNNNNNNNNNNNNNNNNNNNNNNNNNNNNNNNNNNNNNNNNNNNNNNNNNNNNNNNNNNNNNNNNNNNNNNNNNNNNNNNNNNNNNNNNNNNNNNNNNNNNNNNNNNNNNNNNNNNNNNNNNNNNNNNNNNNNNNNNNNNNNNNNNNNNNNNNNNNNNNNNNNNNNNNNNNNNNNNNNNNNNNNNNNNNNNNNNNNNNNNNNNNNNNNNNNN contains:
- the ISYNA1 gene encoding inositol-3-phosphate synthase 1 yields the protein MAETFLVESPDVTYSKDFIEAKYTYSTVHVCKENGVTKVRPCSTRFTFRTGRQVPRLGLMLVGWGGNNGTTVTAAVLANRLGLSWMTKTGRKKANYYGSLLQASTVCLGTGPTGDVYVPFRDLLPMVHPNDIVFDGWDISSLNLAEAMRRAEVLDWPLQEQLWPHMEKMKPRPSIYIPEFIAANQEERADNVLRGSKAEQVEQIRRDIRDFRESSGVDKVIVLWTANTERFCDVVPGLNDTADNLLRAIERGLEVSPSTLFAVASILEGCAYINGSPQNTFVPGAVELATQRRVFICGDDFKSGQTKLKSVLVDFLVGAGLKTKSIVSYNHLGNNDGKNLSAPQQFRSKEISKSNVVDDTVQANPVLYGPHDKPDHCVVIKYVPYVGDSKRALDEYTSEIMMGGTNTIVIHNTCEDSLLASPIILDLAILTELCQRITFCTEGDPEFQGFHSVLSIVAFLCKAPLVPEGTPVVNALFRQRSCIENILSPCLGLPKEASSLGWLLQSQPFAGSTGTNPAQSVSVCLSGQHRLSGSTIWWHGHRISPPRSPSLLPVRTSDLVSPCVTPTAAAPRPEGARGTQRGEEMFLERAWEKRRAPGEWGRRLQMPGRRQLPALCRYPGIYAPV